One Streptomyces drozdowiczii DNA segment encodes these proteins:
- the uvrA gene encoding excinuclease ABC subunit UvrA, producing the protein MADRLIVRGAREHNLKNVSLDLPRDSLIVFTGLSGSGKSSLAFDTIFAEGQRRYVESLSSYARQFLGQMDKPDVDFIEGLSPAVSIDQKSTSRNPRSTVGTITEVYDYLRLLFARIGKPHCPECHRPISRQSPQAIVDKVLGLPEGSRFQVLSPLVRERKGEFVDLFSDLQTKGYSRARVDGATIQLSEPPTLKKQEKHTIEVVIDRLTVKDSAKRRLTDSVETALGLSGGMVVLDFVDLPEDDPERERMYSEHLYCPYDDLSFEELEPRSFSFNSPFGACPDCTGIGTRMEVDPELIVPDEEKSLDEGAIHPWSHGHTKEYFGRQINALAEALGFRTDIPWAGLPQRAKKALLHGHKIQTEVRYRNRYGRERAYTTPSFEGAVQFVKRRHSEAESDSSRERFEGYMREVPCPTCEGTRLKPIVLAVTVMEKSIAEVSAMSISECAEFLGRLKLNARDKKIAERVLKEVNERLKFLVDVGLDYLSLNRAAGTLSGGEAQRIRLATQIGSGLVGVLYVLDEPSIGLHQRDNHRLIETLVRLRDMGNTLIVVEHDEDTIKVADWVVDIGPGAGEHGGKVVHSGSLKELLANDKSVTGQYLTGKRSIPVPDVRRPVDPSRLLTVHGARENNLQDIDVSFPLGVLTAVTGVSGSGKSTLVNDILYTHLARELNGAKSVPGRHTRVEGDDLVDKVVHVDQSPIGRTPRSNPATYTGVFDHVRKLFAETMEAKVRGYLPGRFSFNVKGGRCENCSGDGTIKIEMNFLPDVYVPCEVCHGARYNRETLEVHYKGKSIAEVLDMPIEEGLEFFEAVPTIARHLRTLNEVGLGYVRLGQSAPTLSGGEAQRVKLASELQKRSTGRTVYVLDEPTTGLHFEDISKLIKVLSGLVDKGNSVIVIEHNLDVIKTADWVVDMGPEGGSGGGLVIAEGTPEYVAGVPASHTGKFLQDILDTDRVSEAAVPAARKPVARKAAKKTAAAKTATAKTATAKTAKKTAAKKTARARKG; encoded by the coding sequence GTGGCCGACCGTCTCATCGTCCGTGGCGCTCGCGAGCACAACCTCAAGAACGTCTCGCTCGACCTCCCCCGCGACTCCCTCATCGTCTTCACCGGGCTCTCCGGGTCGGGCAAGTCGTCGCTCGCGTTCGACACGATCTTCGCCGAGGGCCAGCGGCGCTACGTGGAGTCGCTCTCCTCGTACGCCCGGCAGTTCCTCGGCCAGATGGACAAGCCGGACGTCGACTTCATCGAGGGCCTGTCGCCCGCCGTCTCCATCGACCAGAAGTCGACCTCGCGCAACCCGCGCTCGACGGTCGGCACCATCACCGAGGTCTACGACTACCTCCGGCTGCTCTTCGCCCGGATCGGCAAGCCGCACTGCCCCGAGTGCCACCGCCCGATCTCGCGCCAGTCGCCGCAGGCCATCGTGGACAAGGTCCTCGGCCTGCCCGAGGGCAGCCGCTTCCAGGTGCTCTCGCCGCTGGTGCGCGAGCGCAAGGGCGAGTTCGTGGACCTGTTCTCCGACCTCCAGACCAAGGGCTACAGCCGCGCCCGGGTGGACGGCGCCACGATCCAGCTCTCCGAGCCGCCCACGCTCAAGAAGCAGGAGAAGCACACCATCGAGGTCGTCATCGACCGCCTCACCGTGAAGGACAGCGCCAAGCGCCGGCTGACGGACTCCGTCGAGACCGCGCTCGGCCTCTCCGGCGGCATGGTCGTGCTCGACTTCGTGGACCTCCCCGAGGACGACCCCGAGCGCGAGCGGATGTACTCGGAGCACCTCTACTGCCCGTACGACGACCTCTCCTTCGAGGAGCTGGAGCCGCGCTCCTTCTCCTTCAACTCCCCGTTCGGCGCCTGCCCCGACTGCACCGGCATCGGTACGCGCATGGAGGTCGACCCGGAGCTGATCGTCCCGGACGAGGAGAAGTCCCTGGACGAGGGCGCCATCCACCCCTGGTCCCACGGCCACACCAAGGAGTACTTCGGCCGCCAGATCAACGCCCTGGCCGAAGCCCTCGGCTTCCGTACGGACATCCCCTGGGCCGGGCTGCCGCAGCGCGCCAAGAAGGCCCTGCTGCACGGCCACAAGATCCAGACCGAGGTCCGCTACCGCAACCGCTACGGGCGCGAGCGCGCCTACACCACCCCGTCCTTCGAGGGCGCCGTCCAGTTCGTCAAGCGGCGGCACTCCGAGGCCGAGAGCGACTCCAGCCGGGAGCGCTTCGAGGGGTACATGCGCGAGGTGCCCTGCCCGACCTGTGAGGGCACCCGGCTGAAGCCGATCGTCCTCGCGGTCACCGTGATGGAGAAGTCCATCGCCGAGGTCTCCGCGATGTCCATCAGCGAGTGCGCCGAATTCCTCGGCCGCCTCAAGCTGAACGCCCGCGACAAGAAGATCGCCGAGCGGGTCCTCAAGGAGGTCAACGAGCGGCTGAAGTTCCTGGTCGACGTCGGCCTGGACTACCTCTCGCTGAACCGCGCGGCCGGCACCCTGTCCGGCGGCGAGGCCCAGCGCATCCGGCTCGCCACACAGATCGGCTCCGGCCTCGTCGGCGTGCTCTACGTCCTGGACGAGCCCTCCATCGGGCTGCACCAGCGCGACAACCACCGGCTGATCGAGACCCTGGTCCGCCTCCGCGACATGGGCAACACGCTCATCGTCGTGGAGCACGACGAGGACACCATCAAGGTCGCCGACTGGGTCGTGGACATCGGCCCCGGCGCCGGCGAGCACGGCGGCAAGGTCGTCCACTCCGGCTCGCTCAAGGAGCTGCTGGCCAACGACAAGTCCGTCACCGGCCAGTACCTCACGGGCAAGCGGTCCATCCCGGTGCCCGACGTGCGGCGGCCCGTGGATCCCTCGCGGCTGCTCACGGTGCACGGCGCCCGGGAGAACAACCTCCAGGACATCGACGTCTCCTTCCCGCTCGGCGTGCTGACCGCCGTCACCGGCGTCTCCGGCTCCGGCAAGTCGACGCTGGTCAACGACATCCTCTACACCCACCTGGCCCGCGAGCTGAACGGCGCCAAGTCGGTGCCCGGCCGGCACACCCGGGTCGAGGGCGACGACCTGGTCGACAAGGTGGTCCACGTCGACCAGTCGCCCATCGGCCGTACGCCCCGGTCCAACCCGGCCACGTACACCGGCGTCTTCGACCACGTCCGCAAGCTCTTCGCGGAGACGATGGAGGCGAAGGTCCGCGGCTATCTGCCGGGCCGGTTCTCCTTCAACGTCAAGGGCGGCCGCTGCGAGAACTGCTCCGGCGACGGCACGATCAAGATCGAGATGAACTTCCTGCCCGACGTGTACGTCCCGTGCGAGGTCTGCCACGGTGCGCGCTACAACCGGGAGACCCTGGAGGTCCACTACAAGGGCAAGTCCATCGCCGAGGTGCTGGACATGCCGATCGAGGAGGGCCTGGAGTTCTTCGAGGCCGTCCCCACGATCGCCCGCCACCTGCGCACGCTCAACGAGGTCGGCCTCGGTTACGTGCGGCTCGGCCAGTCCGCGCCGACGCTCTCCGGCGGTGAGGCCCAGCGGGTCAAGCTCGCCAGCGAGCTCCAGAAGCGCTCCACCGGCCGCACGGTCTACGTCCTGGACGAGCCGACCACCGGTCTGCACTTCGAGGACATCTCCAAGCTGATCAAGGTGCTCTCCGGCCTGGTCGACAAGGGGAACTCGGTGATCGTCATCGAGCACAACCTCGACGTCATCAAGACCGCCGACTGGGTCGTGGACATGGGCCCCGAGGGCGGCAGCGGCGGCGGCCTGGTCATCGCCGAGGGCACCCCGGAGTACGTGGCGGGCGTCCCCGCCAGCCACACCGGGAAGTTCCTCCAGGACATCCTGGACACCGACCGGGTCAGCGAGGCGGCCGTGCCGGCCGCGCGCAAGCCGGTGGCCAGGAAGGCCGCGAAGAAGACGGCCGCCGCGAAGACGGCAACGGCCAAGACGGCGACGGCCAAGACGGCGAAGAAGACGGCCGCCAAGAAGACGGCCCGCGCCCGCAAGGGCTGA
- a CDS encoding Rieske (2Fe-2S) protein, which produces MSGQPAARRTVLKGAALAGVAGLGAAACSTDSKLGHAQTPTPTAPVELGAPDEIPVGESKLYREQRVVVTCPAKGEFKAFSAQCTHAGCLLDKVEKNEGHCPCHGSRFDTTTGKAVHGPATVPLPAVPVRVEGGRLIAGPDA; this is translated from the coding sequence ATGTCCGGCCAGCCCGCCGCCCGCCGCACCGTGCTGAAGGGCGCCGCTCTCGCGGGCGTCGCCGGGCTGGGAGCCGCCGCCTGCTCGACCGACTCGAAGCTCGGCCACGCCCAGACGCCGACCCCCACCGCCCCCGTCGAGCTCGGCGCGCCCGACGAGATCCCCGTAGGCGAGTCCAAGCTCTACCGCGAGCAGCGCGTCGTCGTGACCTGCCCGGCCAAGGGGGAGTTCAAGGCGTTCAGCGCCCAGTGCACCCACGCCGGCTGCCTGCTGGACAAGGTCGAGAAGAACGAGGGCCACTGCCCCTGCCACGGCAGCCGCTTCGACACCACGACCGGCAAGGCCGTGCACGGCCCGGCGACCGTGCCGCTGCCCGCCGTCCCGGTCCGCGTCGAGGGCGGAAGGCTGATCGCGGGCCCCGACGCCTGA
- a CDS encoding papain-like cysteine protease family protein: MRNPGTRPARLSVTAVLAALLLAVPTATATADQPRTATASVRAADRTASAPTAALAATKRLNITMQAQQKTNWCWAASGNTIATWYGRSYSQNQFCNAAFGRAQGYDCPNSQAALDNVQNALNWAGINPGSYVSGWLRYSTVQSEIAAGRPVETRIQWSSGGGHMHVLYGYDDANSLVYWGDPWPSSNRYNWASHSWYVNNSEFSWTHSLYRIGA; this comes from the coding sequence ATGCGCAACCCAGGTACCAGGCCGGCCCGGCTGTCGGTGACAGCCGTACTGGCCGCCCTGCTGCTCGCCGTCCCCACGGCGACCGCCACCGCCGACCAGCCCCGCACCGCCACCGCCTCGGTCCGGGCCGCCGACCGGACCGCGTCCGCCCCGACGGCCGCCCTCGCCGCCACCAAGCGGCTGAACATCACCATGCAGGCCCAGCAGAAGACCAACTGGTGCTGGGCCGCCTCCGGCAACACCATCGCCACCTGGTACGGGCGCAGCTACAGCCAGAACCAGTTCTGCAACGCCGCCTTCGGCCGCGCCCAGGGCTACGACTGCCCCAACTCGCAGGCCGCCCTCGACAACGTGCAGAACGCCCTGAACTGGGCGGGCATCAACCCGGGCTCGTACGTCAGCGGCTGGCTGCGCTACTCCACCGTGCAGAGCGAGATAGCCGCCGGACGCCCGGTCGAGACCCGCATCCAGTGGTCATCGGGCGGTGGCCACATGCACGTCCTGTACGGCTACGACGACGCCAACAGCCTCGTCTACTGGGGCGACCCCTGGCCCTCCAGCAACCGGTACAACTGGGCCTCGCACTCCTGGTACGTGAACAACAGCGAGTTCTCCTGGACCCACTCGCTCTACCGGATCGGGGCGTGA
- the uvrC gene encoding excinuclease ABC subunit UvrC: protein MADPSSYRPKPGQIPDSPGVYKFRDEHRRVIYVGKAKSLRQRLANYFQDLSGLHPRTRTMVTTAASVEWTVVATEVEALQLEYSWIKEFDPRFNVKYRDDKSYPYLAVTLNEEFPRVQVMRGAKKKGVRYFGPYGHAWAIRETVDLMLRVFPVRTCSAGVFKNAARTGRPCLLGYIGKCSAPCVGRVTPEEHRELADDFCDFMAGRTGTYIRRLEKDMMAAAEDMEYERAARLRDDVGALKRAMEKSAVVLADATDADLIAVAEDELEAAVQIFHVRGGRVRGQRGWVTDKVENVDTSGLVEHALQQLYGEESGDAVPKEVLVPALPEDPAAVSQWLADRRGSQVSLRIPQRGDKKDLMVTVQRNAQQALGLHKTKRASDLTTRSRALEEIAGALDLDTAPLRIECFDISHLQGDDVVASMVVFEDGLARKGEYRRFQIKGFEGQDDVRSMHEVISRRFRRYLQEKERTGEWEEAPAPTGPVPAVPADGDSPADGDSPAAGEPREDDGRPKRFAYPPQLLVVDGGQPQVAAAKRALDELGIDDIAVCGLAKRLEEVWLPDDDDPVVLPRSSEGLYLLQRIRDEAHRFAITYQRAKRAKRIRTSPLDAVPGLGDTRKQALIKHFGSVKKLRQATIEEICEVPGIGRRTAESVAVALAAAAPAAPAVNTATGEIMEEDDGGSTT from the coding sequence ATGGCAGACCCCTCCAGCTACCGCCCCAAGCCGGGACAGATCCCCGACTCCCCGGGGGTCTACAAATTCCGCGACGAGCACCGCCGGGTGATCTACGTCGGGAAGGCCAAGAGCCTGCGCCAGCGCCTGGCCAACTACTTCCAGGACCTCTCCGGCCTCCACCCGCGTACGCGCACGATGGTGACCACGGCCGCCTCCGTGGAGTGGACGGTCGTCGCCACCGAGGTCGAGGCGCTCCAGCTGGAGTACTCCTGGATCAAGGAGTTCGACCCCCGGTTCAACGTCAAGTACCGCGACGACAAGAGCTATCCCTACCTCGCGGTCACGCTCAACGAGGAGTTCCCCCGCGTCCAGGTGATGCGCGGCGCCAAGAAGAAGGGCGTCCGCTACTTCGGTCCGTACGGGCACGCCTGGGCGATCCGCGAGACGGTCGACCTGATGCTCCGCGTCTTCCCCGTCCGCACCTGCTCCGCCGGGGTCTTCAAGAACGCCGCGCGCACCGGCCGCCCCTGCCTCCTCGGCTACATCGGCAAGTGCTCGGCCCCCTGCGTCGGCCGCGTCACCCCCGAGGAGCACCGCGAACTGGCCGACGACTTCTGCGACTTCATGGCCGGCCGCACCGGCACGTACATCCGCCGCCTGGAGAAGGACATGATGGCGGCGGCCGAGGACATGGAGTACGAGCGGGCCGCGCGGCTGCGCGACGACGTCGGGGCGCTGAAGCGGGCGATGGAGAAGAGCGCCGTCGTCCTCGCCGACGCCACCGACGCCGACCTCATCGCGGTCGCCGAGGACGAGCTGGAGGCCGCCGTCCAGATCTTCCACGTCCGCGGCGGCCGGGTCCGCGGCCAGCGCGGCTGGGTCACCGACAAGGTGGAGAACGTCGACACCTCCGGCCTCGTGGAGCACGCCCTCCAGCAGCTGTACGGGGAGGAGAGCGGCGACGCCGTCCCCAAGGAGGTCCTGGTCCCGGCCCTGCCCGAGGACCCGGCAGCGGTCTCCCAGTGGCTCGCGGACCGGCGCGGCTCCCAGGTCAGCCTGCGCATCCCGCAGCGCGGCGACAAGAAGGACCTGATGGTCACCGTCCAGCGCAACGCGCAGCAGGCGCTCGGACTGCACAAGACCAAGCGGGCGTCCGACCTCACCACCCGCTCCCGGGCCCTGGAGGAGATCGCCGGGGCCCTGGACCTGGACACCGCGCCGCTGCGCATCGAGTGCTTCGACATCTCCCACCTCCAGGGCGACGACGTCGTCGCGTCCATGGTGGTCTTCGAGGACGGCCTCGCCCGCAAGGGGGAGTACCGCCGCTTCCAGATCAAGGGCTTCGAGGGCCAGGACGACGTCCGCTCGATGCACGAGGTGATCAGCCGCCGCTTCCGCCGCTACCTCCAGGAGAAGGAGCGCACGGGGGAGTGGGAGGAGGCCCCGGCGCCCACCGGCCCCGTCCCGGCGGTCCCGGCCGACGGTGACTCCCCGGCCGACGGTGACTCCCCGGCCGCCGGGGAGCCCCGCGAGGACGACGGCCGCCCCAAGCGGTTCGCGTACCCGCCGCAGCTCCTCGTCGTGGACGGCGGGCAGCCGCAGGTCGCCGCCGCCAAGCGGGCTCTGGACGAGCTGGGCATCGACGACATCGCCGTCTGCGGCCTCGCCAAGCGCCTCGAAGAGGTCTGGCTGCCCGATGACGACGACCCGGTGGTCCTGCCCCGCTCCAGCGAGGGCCTGTACCTCCTCCAGCGCATCCGCGACGAGGCGCACCGCTTCGCCATCACCTACCAGCGCGCCAAGCGGGCCAAGCGCATCCGCACCAGTCCGCTGGACGCCGTCCCCGGCCTCGGGGACACCCGGAAACAGGCCCTGATCAAGCATTTCGGCTCCGTCAAGAAGCTGCGGCAGGCGACAATCGAAGAGATCTGCGAGGTTCCCGGGATAGGCCGCAGGACAGCGGAGTCCGTGGCCGTCGCCCTCGCGGCGGCCGCCCCGGCCGCACCCGCCGTGAACACGGCCACAGGAGAGATCATGGAAGAGGACGACGGGGGCAGCACGACATGA
- the rapZ gene encoding RNase adapter RapZ, translating to MTEHEHEHGHDRTDRADGAAHVSTGTPTETGDAATAIPELVIISGMSGAGRSTAAKCLEDLGWFVVDNLPPALIPTMVELGARSQGNVARIAVVVDVRGRRFFDNLRESLADLDAKGVTRRVVFLESSDDALVRRFESVRRPHPLQGDGRIVDGIAAERDLLRELRGDADLVIDTSSLNVHELRAKMDAQFAGDEEPELRATVMSFGFKYGLPVDADLVVDCRFLPNPHWVPELRPFTGLNEEVSSYVFDQPGAKEFLNQYTELLQLVAAGYRREGKRYVTIAVGCTGGKHRSVAMSEKLAARLATEGIETVLVHRDMGRE from the coding sequence ATGACCGAGCACGAACACGAACACGGGCACGACCGCACGGATCGAGCAGACGGAGCAGCACACGTGAGTACGGGCACCCCGACCGAGACGGGCGACGCCGCGACGGCCATCCCGGAGCTGGTGATCATCTCCGGCATGTCCGGCGCCGGACGCAGCACCGCGGCCAAGTGTCTGGAGGACCTCGGCTGGTTCGTCGTGGACAACCTGCCGCCCGCGCTGATCCCCACCATGGTGGAGCTCGGCGCCCGCTCCCAGGGCAACGTGGCCCGGATCGCCGTCGTGGTCGACGTGCGGGGCCGCCGCTTCTTCGACAACCTGCGCGAATCCCTCGCCGACCTGGACGCCAAGGGCGTCACCCGCCGGGTGGTCTTCCTGGAGTCCTCCGACGACGCGCTGGTCCGCCGCTTCGAGTCGGTCCGCCGCCCCCACCCGCTCCAGGGCGACGGCCGTATCGTGGACGGCATCGCCGCCGAGCGCGACCTGCTGCGCGAGCTGCGCGGCGACGCCGACCTGGTGATCGACACCTCCAGCCTCAACGTCCACGAGCTGCGCGCCAAGATGGACGCCCAGTTCGCCGGCGACGAGGAGCCGGAGCTGCGCGCCACCGTGATGTCCTTCGGCTTCAAGTACGGCCTGCCCGTCGACGCCGACCTGGTGGTCGACTGCCGCTTCCTGCCGAACCCGCACTGGGTCCCGGAGCTGCGCCCCTTCACCGGGCTCAACGAGGAGGTCTCCTCGTACGTCTTCGACCAGCCCGGCGCCAAGGAATTCCTCAACCAGTACACGGAACTGCTCCAGCTCGTCGCCGCGGGCTACCGCCGCGAGGGCAAGCGCTATGTGACCATCGCGGTGGGCTGCACGGGCGGCAAGCACCGCTCGGTGGCCATGTCCGAGAAGCTGGCGGCCCGGCTCGCCACGGAGGGGATCGAGACCGTGCTCGTTCACAGGGACATGGGGCGCGAGTGA
- a CDS encoding gluconeogenesis factor YvcK family protein encodes MTSRNLRLRRLRGTAPALSVRKRGAQPKVVALGGGRGLSASLTALRRITGDLTAVVTVADDGGSSGRLREELGVLPPGDLRKALAALCGDDEWGQTWAQVIQHRFQSQGDLHEHAVGNLLIVALWEQLGDHVQALDLVGKLLGAHGRVLPMSAVPLELQALVKGHDPDRPEDVDTVRGQATVALTPGEVQSVHLVPADPPAVPEAVAAVRDADWVVLGPGSWFSSVIPHLLVPELLDALIETKARKVLSLNLAPQPGETEGFSPQRHLEVLGRHAPKLALDVVLADEAAVPDRESLADAAKRLGAAVELAPVASPDGVPIHDPELLAAAYDRIFRMHGRIGPWR; translated from the coding sequence GTGACCAGTCGCAATCTGCGCCTGCGCCGGCTGCGGGGCACGGCGCCCGCGCTCTCCGTGCGCAAGCGCGGCGCCCAGCCCAAGGTCGTCGCCCTCGGCGGCGGCCGGGGCCTCTCGGCCTCCCTCACCGCGCTGCGCCGGATCACCGGCGATCTGACCGCCGTGGTCACCGTCGCCGACGACGGCGGCTCCAGCGGGCGGCTGCGCGAGGAGCTGGGCGTCCTGCCCCCCGGCGACCTGCGCAAGGCGCTGGCCGCCCTGTGCGGCGACGACGAGTGGGGCCAGACCTGGGCCCAGGTCATCCAGCACCGCTTCCAGTCCCAGGGCGACCTGCACGAGCACGCGGTCGGCAATCTGCTGATCGTCGCCCTCTGGGAGCAGCTCGGCGACCACGTCCAGGCCCTGGACCTGGTCGGCAAGCTGCTCGGCGCGCACGGCCGGGTGCTGCCCATGTCCGCCGTGCCGCTGGAGCTCCAGGCCCTCGTCAAGGGCCACGACCCGGACCGCCCGGAGGACGTGGACACCGTGCGCGGCCAGGCCACCGTCGCCCTCACCCCGGGCGAGGTGCAGTCCGTGCACCTGGTCCCGGCCGACCCGCCGGCCGTCCCCGAGGCGGTCGCCGCCGTCCGGGACGCGGACTGGGTGGTCCTCGGTCCGGGCTCCTGGTTCTCCTCGGTCATCCCGCACCTGCTCGTCCCCGAACTGCTGGACGCACTGATCGAGACGAAGGCCCGCAAGGTCCTTTCGCTGAACCTCGCACCGCAGCCCGGTGAAACAGAAGGCTTCTCACCGCAGCGTCATTTGGAGGTTTTGGGACGACACGCCCCTAAACTCGCCCTGGACGTGGTGCTGGCCGACGAGGCCGCCGTGCCCGACCGCGAGTCCCTCGCCGACGCAGCCAAACGGCTCGGTGCCGCGGTCGAGCTGGCGCCCGTGGCCTCACCCGACGGCGTTCCGATCCATGATCCGGAGCTGTTGGCCGCCGCGTACGACCGTATTTTTCGGATGCATGGAAGGATCGGCCCATGGCGATGA
- the gap gene encoding type I glyceraldehyde-3-phosphate dehydrogenase gives MTIRVGINGFGRIGRNYFRALLEQGADIEIVAVNDLGDTATTAHLLKYDTILGRLKAEVSHTADTITVDGHTIKVLSERNPADIPWGELGVDIVIESTGIFTKKADAEKHIAGGAKKVLISAPAKDEDITIVMGVNQDKYDAANHHVISNASCTTNCVAPMAKVLDENFGIVKGLMTTVHAYTNDQRILDFPHSDLRRARAAAENIIPTTTGAAKATALVLPQLKGKLDGIAMRVPVPTGSATDLVVTLQREVTKDEVNAAFKKAADDGDLKGILYYTEDPIVSSDIVSDPASCTFDSSLTMVQEGNTVKILGWYDNEWGYSNRLVDLTVFVGGQL, from the coding sequence GTGACGATCCGCGTAGGCATCAACGGCTTTGGCCGCATCGGTCGTAACTACTTCCGCGCGCTGCTGGAGCAGGGTGCGGACATCGAGATCGTGGCTGTCAACGACCTGGGTGACACTGCGACCACGGCCCACCTGCTGAAGTACGACACCATCCTGGGTCGTCTGAAGGCCGAGGTCAGCCACACCGCCGACACCATCACCGTCGACGGCCACACCATCAAGGTGCTCTCCGAGCGCAACCCGGCCGACATCCCCTGGGGTGAGCTGGGCGTCGACATCGTCATCGAGTCGACCGGCATCTTCACCAAGAAGGCCGACGCCGAGAAGCACATCGCCGGTGGCGCGAAGAAGGTCCTCATCTCGGCTCCGGCCAAGGACGAGGACATCACCATCGTGATGGGCGTCAACCAGGACAAGTACGACGCGGCCAACCACCACGTCATCTCCAACGCGTCCTGCACGACCAACTGTGTCGCCCCGATGGCCAAGGTTCTGGACGAGAACTTCGGCATCGTCAAGGGCCTCATGACGACGGTCCACGCGTACACCAACGACCAGCGCATCCTGGACTTCCCGCACTCGGACCTGCGCCGCGCCCGCGCCGCCGCCGAGAACATCATCCCGACCACGACGGGCGCCGCCAAGGCGACCGCCCTGGTCCTGCCGCAGCTCAAGGGCAAGCTCGACGGCATCGCGATGCGCGTCCCGGTCCCGACCGGCTCGGCCACCGACCTGGTCGTGACCCTCCAGCGCGAGGTCACCAAGGACGAGGTCAACGCCGCGTTCAAGAAGGCCGCCGACGACGGCGACCTCAAGGGCATCCTGTACTACACCGAGGACCCGATCGTGTCCTCGGACATCGTCAGCGACCCGGCGTCCTGCACCTTCGACTCCTCCCTGACGATGGTCCAGGAGGGCAACACGGTGAAGATCCTCGGCTGGTACGACAACGAGTGGGGCTACTCGAACCGTCTCGTGGACCTCACCGTCTTCGTCGGCGGCCAGCTCTGA
- a CDS encoding phosphoglycerate kinase, which translates to MKTIDALLAEGVAGKRVFVRADLNVPLSGTTITDDGRIRAVTPTVRKLAEAGARVVVASHLGRPKGAPDPAFSLAPAATRLGELLGADVAFATDTVGESARATVAALTDGQVAVVENLRFNPGETSKDDAERGAFADQLAELADLYVGDGFGAVHRKHASVFDLPARLPHAAGDLIATEVGVLKKLTEDVQRPYAVVLGGAKVSDKLGVIDHLLERADRILIGGGMAYTFLKAQGHEVGSSLLQEDQIPAVQEYLRRAEAKGVEFVLPVDVVVAPSFPDLKTKAPAHPETVPADAMPAGQMGLDNGPETNKLYASKLADAATVFWNGPMGVFEHPDFAEGTRAVAQALVDSSGFSVVGGGDSAAAVRILGFDENAFGHISTGGGASLEYLEGKTLPGLAALED; encoded by the coding sequence ATGAAGACGATCGACGCACTTCTCGCCGAAGGGGTCGCCGGCAAGCGGGTATTCGTCCGCGCCGACCTCAACGTGCCGCTGAGCGGCACCACCATCACCGACGATGGCCGCATCCGCGCCGTCACCCCGACCGTCCGCAAGCTGGCCGAGGCCGGCGCCCGGGTCGTCGTCGCCTCGCACCTGGGCCGCCCCAAGGGCGCCCCGGACCCGGCGTTCTCGCTGGCCCCCGCCGCCACCCGGCTCGGTGAACTGCTCGGCGCCGATGTGGCGTTCGCGACCGACACGGTCGGCGAGTCCGCCCGCGCCACCGTCGCCGCGCTCACCGACGGCCAGGTCGCGGTCGTCGAGAACCTCCGCTTCAACCCCGGCGAGACCTCCAAGGACGACGCCGAGCGCGGCGCCTTCGCGGACCAGCTCGCCGAGCTGGCCGACCTGTACGTGGGCGACGGCTTCGGCGCCGTCCACCGCAAGCACGCCTCGGTCTTCGACCTCCCGGCCCGCCTCCCGCACGCGGCCGGCGACCTCATCGCCACCGAGGTCGGCGTCCTGAAGAAGCTCACCGAGGACGTCCAGCGCCCCTACGCGGTGGTCCTCGGCGGCGCCAAGGTCTCCGACAAGCTCGGCGTCATCGACCACCTCCTTGAGCGCGCCGACCGCATCCTCATCGGCGGCGGCATGGCGTACACCTTCCTCAAGGCCCAGGGCCACGAGGTCGGCAGCTCGCTGCTCCAGGAGGACCAGATCCCGGCGGTCCAGGAGTACCTGCGGCGCGCCGAGGCGAAGGGCGTGGAGTTCGTGCTCCCCGTCGACGTCGTCGTCGCCCCCTCCTTCCCGGACCTGAAGACCAAGGCCCCGGCCCACCCGGAGACCGTCCCCGCCGACGCCATGCCGGCCGGGCAGATGGGCCTGGACAACGGTCCGGAGACCAACAAGCTCTACGCCTCGAAGCTCGCCGACGCGGCCACCGTCTTCTGGAACGGCCCGATGGGCGTCTTCGAGCACCCCGACTTCGCCGAGGGCACCCGGGCCGTCGCCCAGGCCCTCGTCGACTCCTCGGGCTTCAGCGTGGTCGGCGGTGGCGACTCCGCCGCCGCGGTCCGCATCCTGGGCTTCGACGAGAACGCGTTCGGACACATCTCGACCGGTGGCGGTGCCAGCCTCGAATACCTCGAGGGCAAGACGCTTCCCGGCCTCGCCGCTCTGGAGGACTGA